Proteins from a genomic interval of Leifsonia sp. ZF2019:
- a CDS encoding fatty acid desaturase family protein, giving the protein MTGESAAVQPVAARGVSNSDFTGLARIVRERGLMRRRYGYYWTNLAAVPVLFTAGILLFLWIGDSWWQLFTAVGFAVLFTQTAFLGHDAAHRQIFRSGRWNDWISLIIGDLFVGMSYGWWQHKHTRHHAAPNQLGADPDLELPVVAFTPEKAAQERPLVLRWIIGHQGVFFFPILLLEGVSLHASSIRRVFAREPVPRRPTEIAFLTVRLLGYLGLVFFVLSPDKAAVFLAVQLGLFGVYMGSSFAPNHKGMPLVPKGLKLDFLRRQVLMSRNIHGNRLLDVAMGGLNYQIEHHLFPSMPRPHLRQAAPLIRTYCVEHGVSYTETGLWHSYGIVLRYINRVGLGKRDPFECPLLQQRATPADTRDTQNTANEP; this is encoded by the coding sequence GTGACTGGCGAGAGCGCGGCGGTTCAGCCTGTCGCCGCGCGCGGAGTTTCGAACAGCGATTTCACCGGGCTCGCGCGCATCGTTCGTGAACGTGGGCTGATGCGCCGCCGCTACGGCTACTACTGGACAAACCTCGCAGCCGTGCCCGTTCTGTTCACGGCAGGTATCCTGCTGTTTCTGTGGATCGGCGACAGTTGGTGGCAGCTCTTCACTGCCGTCGGGTTCGCCGTACTGTTCACCCAGACAGCATTCCTCGGCCACGATGCTGCGCACCGGCAGATCTTCCGCTCTGGCCGATGGAATGACTGGATCAGCCTGATCATCGGCGACCTCTTCGTCGGAATGAGCTACGGCTGGTGGCAGCACAAGCACACCAGACACCACGCCGCTCCGAACCAACTCGGCGCCGATCCCGACCTCGAACTGCCCGTGGTGGCATTCACCCCCGAGAAAGCAGCACAAGAGCGGCCACTCGTGCTGCGCTGGATAATCGGCCATCAGGGGGTGTTCTTCTTCCCGATCCTGCTGCTGGAGGGCGTGTCTCTGCACGCATCGAGTATTCGGCGGGTCTTCGCACGCGAGCCGGTCCCGCGCAGACCAACGGAGATCGCCTTCCTGACGGTACGCCTCCTCGGCTACCTCGGACTCGTATTCTTCGTCCTCTCACCAGACAAAGCCGCCGTGTTCCTCGCCGTTCAACTCGGACTCTTCGGCGTCTACATGGGTTCTTCCTTCGCACCGAACCACAAAGGGATGCCCCTGGTACCGAAAGGACTGAAGCTCGACTTCCTGCGCCGCCAAGTGCTGATGAGCCGCAACATCCACGGCAACCGCCTCCTCGACGTCGCGATGGGCGGCCTCAACTACCAGATCGAGCACCACCTCTTCCCCTCAATGCCCCGGCCGCACCTGCGCCAGGCCGCACCGCTCATCCGCACCTACTGCGTCGAACACGGAGTGTCCTACACCGAGACCGGCTTGTGGCACAGCTACGGAATCGTCCTCCGCTATATCAACCGCGTCGGCCTCGGCAAACGAGACCCGTTCGAATGCCCACTCCTTCAACAACGCGCCACCCCGGCCGATACAAGAGACACACAGAACACAGCTAACGAGCCGTAA
- a CDS encoding transposase, which translates to MSRLRHSSGKKRTYTPVEREAFFVLFEECKSTAVAARELGLNPATCAQWVRKAGLDQPRLHRWWDERSSAEG; encoded by the coding sequence GTGTCGCGTTTGAGGCATAGTTCGGGGAAGAAGAGGACGTACACACCGGTGGAGCGTGAAGCGTTCTTCGTGTTGTTTGAGGAGTGCAAGAGCACAGCGGTCGCTGCGCGCGAACTCGGTCTCAATCCGGCGACGTGCGCGCAATGGGTTCGCAAGGCTGGCCTTGACCAGCCACGGCTACACCGGTGGTGGGATGAGCGCTCATCCGCGGAAGGATGA
- a CDS encoding type II toxin-antitoxin system Phd/YefM family antitoxin has translation MQTMSVSEAKDKLSNLVEGVEATHDAVVITRHGKPAAVLISPEDLDALQETLAWLSDPSHAAEMAEAEEDAAEGRMLSLDEVRAQLANR, from the coding sequence ATGCAGACGATGTCGGTGAGTGAAGCGAAGGACAAGCTGTCGAACCTGGTTGAGGGTGTCGAAGCGACGCATGACGCCGTGGTGATCACGCGCCATGGGAAGCCGGCCGCCGTGCTGATCTCTCCCGAGGATCTGGATGCCCTGCAGGAGACGCTGGCCTGGCTGTCTGATCCGTCGCACGCGGCCGAGATGGCTGAAGCTGAGGAGGATGCTGCCGAGGGGCGGATGCTGTCCTTGGATGAGGTTCGAGCGCAACTGGCGAATCGGTGA
- a CDS encoding type II toxin-antitoxin system RelE family toxin, whose protein sequence is MKDPSYRIELSRPAARALARLTPKMADAVLRFLDGPLSDNPMRVTKPLGAELQGMRSGYVGIAYRVLVRVDEEQRLVEVMRIAHRSDAYRGF, encoded by the coding sequence GTGAAGGACCCGAGCTACCGCATCGAGCTGTCTCGGCCAGCGGCGCGCGCCCTGGCTCGGTTGACGCCGAAGATGGCGGACGCCGTGTTGCGGTTCCTGGATGGACCACTGTCGGACAACCCGATGCGAGTGACGAAGCCGTTGGGTGCCGAGCTGCAGGGGATGCGGTCTGGCTACGTGGGCATCGCTTACCGGGTGCTGGTTCGCGTCGACGAAGAACAGCGATTGGTTGAGGTGATGCGGATCGCGCATCGCTCAGATGCCTACCGCGGCTTCTAG
- a CDS encoding IS5 family transposase (programmed frameshift), producing the protein MLRSRVLSDSQWERIASLMPAPSPKGGRPFGDHRLVVEAIIWRYRTGIPWRDLPAEFGPWQTVWKRHNRFSHDGTWDRVHAALLTEADAAGVLDWTVSVDSTINRAHQHATTFARVSRSPRAAAPPTPQGARSNHKNLRQEPADHAIGRSRGGLSTKIHQLVDGNGLPLVVLLTPGQSGDSPMFDALMGQLRVDRMGRARTRPDAVRGDKAYSSRAIRSHLRRRGIAAVIPEPDDQKRHRLNRGSAGGRPPRFDAINYRGRNVIERGFCDTKQWRGLATRYDNLAVTYRGAVVLRAITLWLKRLEDTP; encoded by the exons GTGTTGCGGTCTCGGGTGTTGTCGGATTCTCAGTGGGAGCGGATCGCGTCGTTGATGCCGGCCCCGTCGCCGAAGGGCGGTCGCCCGTTCGGTGATCATCGTTTGGTGGTCGAGGCCATCATTTGGCGGTATCGGACCGGGATTCCGTGGCGGGATCTGCCGGCGGAGTTCGGTCCCTGGCAGACGGTCTGGAAGCGTCACAACCGATTCAGTCACGACGGCACCTGGGACCGGGTGCATGCTGCGCTGTTGACTGAGGCCGACGCGGCCGGGGTGCTGGATTGGACGGTGAGCGTGGATTCCACGATCAACCGAGCCCACCAGCATGCGACCACCTTCGCCCGTGT GTCGAGGAGCCCGCGGGCCGCCGCCCCACCAACACCCCAGGGGGCACGATCGAATCACAAGAATCTTCGTCAGGAACCCGCTGACCACGCGATCGGCCGCTCGCGTGGCGGCCTGTCGACGAAGATCCACCAACTCGTCGATGGCAACGGACTCCCGCTTGTCGTGCTCCTCACGCCGGGCCAGTCCGGTGATTCGCCGATGTTTGACGCCTTGATGGGACAGCTCCGAGTAGATCGAATGGGTCGAGCTCGCACCCGGCCCGACGCCGTCCGCGGCGACAAAGCGTATTCATCACGCGCAATCCGCTCCCACCTCCGCCGACGCGGTATCGCGGCAGTCATCCCCGAACCCGACGATCAGAAGCGACACCGCCTCAACCGCGGCAGCGCGGGCGGCAGACCACCCCGATTCGACGCGATCAACTACCGAGGACGGAACGTCATCGAACGCGGCTTCTGCGACACCAAGCAATGGCGAGGCCTCGCCACCCGCTACGACAACCTCGCCGTCACCTACCGGGGAGCAGTCGTCCTCCGCGCAATCACACTCTGGCTCAAACGGTTAGAAGACACGCCCTAG